The following are encoded together in the Actinoplanes sp. N902-109 genome:
- the pknB gene encoding Stk1 family PASTA domain-containing Ser/Thr kinase, with translation MDTTVADSLIGTTIDGRYRITGRVARGGMATVYTAVDDRLERTVALKIIHPSQATNVHFVDRFTDEAKTIARLTHPNVVAVYDQGRHQGLPYLVMEYVQGRTLRDLLTQRRRLNPVEALAILEQMLAAIAAAHRAGLVHRDVKPENVLVAEAPSGGTANLVDSVVKVADFGLARAVEASSPDDSGELLATVAYVAPELVTDGHADARTDVYSAGIVLFEMLTGQVPYDGGSPVEIAWQHVDNDVPKPSSIVKGLPTVLDDLVARATRRDAGARPTDAGALLAEVQVVRDDLGSANVETALLRQVPARPPAADATALVPAITSVIPAVGNDRPTWARLPDQGPRRSAQRYAPEPPAPTGRFGDRRRILMTAAIAVMVLVVIGTTWWVTLGRYTDAPQLVNATRTVAEQEATARGFEVRYDAGRYDETAPKDVVLAQDPPADEHIVRGGVLTLTLSLGPERYPVPDVVGLEKSAAKGEIEANKLKYKEGTGKYSDTVDEGVVISSDPKADVSLKPGDTVTVVLSKGKAPISVPDVKGKNINDARSQLQGLGLQVFEQYKDSNEPADQVIGQSPDPGTGAEKDDTIKLEVSKGPPQVTVPDLNNQPCDQARQAIEALGLRANVQSFIPGVGSVHQQNPGPNTQVPPQSEVTINCF, from the coding sequence ATGGACACGACAGTCGCCGACTCGTTGATCGGCACCACGATTGACGGGCGATACCGGATCACGGGCCGGGTCGCCCGGGGCGGCATGGCGACCGTGTACACCGCGGTCGACGACCGGCTGGAGCGCACCGTCGCGCTCAAGATCATCCACCCGTCGCAGGCGACGAACGTGCACTTCGTCGACCGGTTCACCGACGAGGCCAAGACGATCGCCCGGCTCACCCACCCCAACGTGGTCGCGGTCTACGACCAGGGCCGCCACCAGGGCCTGCCCTATCTGGTGATGGAGTACGTGCAGGGCCGCACCCTGCGCGACCTGCTCACCCAGCGCCGCCGGCTCAACCCGGTGGAGGCGCTGGCCATCCTGGAGCAGATGCTCGCCGCGATCGCCGCCGCGCACCGGGCCGGCCTGGTGCACCGCGACGTCAAGCCGGAGAACGTGCTGGTCGCCGAGGCGCCCAGCGGCGGCACGGCCAACCTGGTGGACAGCGTGGTCAAGGTCGCCGACTTCGGGCTGGCCCGTGCGGTCGAGGCCAGCTCCCCCGACGACTCGGGGGAGCTGCTGGCCACGGTGGCCTACGTCGCGCCCGAGCTGGTCACCGACGGGCACGCCGACGCGCGCACCGACGTCTACTCGGCCGGCATCGTGCTGTTCGAGATGCTGACCGGCCAGGTGCCGTACGACGGTGGCTCGCCGGTCGAGATCGCCTGGCAGCACGTGGACAACGACGTGCCGAAACCGTCGAGCATCGTCAAGGGCCTGCCGACCGTGCTCGACGACCTGGTGGCCCGGGCCACCCGGCGCGACGCCGGGGCCCGGCCCACCGACGCCGGCGCGCTGCTGGCCGAGGTCCAGGTCGTCCGGGACGACCTCGGCTCGGCCAACGTGGAGACCGCACTGCTGCGCCAGGTGCCGGCCCGCCCGCCGGCCGCCGACGCCACCGCGCTGGTCCCGGCGATCACCTCGGTCATCCCCGCGGTGGGCAACGACCGGCCCACCTGGGCCCGGCTGCCCGACCAGGGCCCGCGTCGCTCGGCGCAGCGCTACGCGCCCGAGCCGCCGGCCCCGACCGGCCGGTTCGGCGACCGCCGCCGCATCCTGATGACCGCCGCGATCGCCGTCATGGTGCTGGTGGTCATCGGCACCACGTGGTGGGTCACGCTGGGCCGCTACACCGACGCCCCGCAGCTGGTCAACGCCACCCGCACGGTCGCCGAGCAGGAGGCCACCGCCCGCGGCTTCGAGGTGCGCTACGACGCCGGCCGCTACGACGAGACCGCCCCCAAGGACGTGGTGCTGGCCCAGGACCCGCCGGCCGACGAGCACATCGTCCGCGGCGGGGTGCTCACCCTGACGCTGTCGCTGGGCCCCGAGCGCTACCCGGTGCCGGACGTGGTGGGCCTGGAGAAGTCGGCCGCCAAGGGCGAGATCGAGGCCAACAAGCTGAAGTACAAGGAGGGCACGGGCAAGTACAGCGACACCGTCGACGAGGGCGTCGTGATCTCCAGCGACCCCAAGGCCGACGTGTCCCTCAAGCCCGGCGACACCGTCACGGTCGTGCTCAGCAAGGGCAAGGCGCCGATCAGCGTCCCCGACGTCAAGGGCAAGAACATCAACGACGCCCGCTCCCAGCTGCAAGGTCTCGGCCTGCAGGTCTTCGAGCAGTACAAGGACAGCAACGAGCCCGCCGACCAGGTCATCGGCCAGTCCCCCGACCCCGGCACCGGCGCCGAGAAGGACGACACGATCAAGCTCGAGGTGAGCAAGGGCCCACCGCAGGTCACCGTCCCCGACCTCAACAACCAGCCCTGCGACCAGGCCAGGCAGGCGATCGAGGCGCTCGGCCTGCGCGCCAACGTCCAGTCGTTCATCCCCGGCGTCGGCTCGGTCCACCAGCAGAACCCCGGGCCCAACACGCAGGTCCCGCCACAGTCGGAGGTCACGATCAATTGCTTCTGA
- the metF gene encoding methylenetetrahydrofolate reductase [NAD(P)H] — protein MALGLPSRLPATPAIGSLIRRPGPTFSFEFMPPKTREAEQLLWQTIRELEPLQPDFVSITYGAGGSTRDTTVAVTERVATETTLLPMAHLTAVNHSVAELRNVIGRLAAAGVRNVLAVRGDPPGDPNGEWVRHPEGVLYAEDLVRLLREVGDFSVGVAAFPYKHPRSGDVESDTRNFIRKCRAGADFAITQMFFEADDYLRLRDRVAAAGCDTPIVPGVMPVLRMATIARSAQLSGAPFPPALLARFEQVQDDPDAVRRLGIDLCSEMCQRLLDEGVPGIHFITMNRSTATREVWQHLADRAAAA, from the coding sequence GTGGCTCTCGGTCTTCCCTCCCGGCTCCCGGCGACCCCGGCGATCGGCTCGCTGATCCGCCGGCCCGGACCCACCTTCTCGTTCGAGTTCATGCCGCCCAAGACGCGCGAGGCCGAGCAGCTGCTCTGGCAGACGATCCGCGAGCTCGAACCGCTGCAACCCGACTTCGTCTCGATCACGTACGGCGCCGGGGGCAGCACCCGCGACACCACGGTGGCCGTCACCGAGCGGGTCGCGACCGAGACGACCCTGCTGCCCATGGCCCACCTGACCGCGGTCAACCACTCGGTCGCCGAGCTGCGCAACGTGATCGGGCGACTGGCCGCCGCGGGGGTCCGCAACGTGCTCGCCGTGCGGGGCGACCCGCCCGGTGACCCGAACGGCGAGTGGGTGCGCCACCCCGAGGGCGTGCTGTACGCCGAGGATCTCGTGCGGCTGCTGCGTGAGGTGGGCGACTTCAGTGTGGGGGTGGCCGCCTTCCCGTACAAACATCCCCGCTCGGGCGACGTCGAGAGCGACACCCGCAACTTCATCCGCAAGTGCCGGGCCGGCGCCGACTTCGCGATCACCCAGATGTTCTTCGAGGCCGACGACTACCTGCGGCTGCGCGACCGGGTCGCGGCGGCGGGCTGCGACACCCCGATCGTGCCGGGCGTCATGCCGGTGCTGCGGATGGCCACGATCGCCCGCTCGGCCCAGCTCTCCGGCGCGCCGTTCCCGCCGGCGCTGCTGGCCCGGTTCGAGCAGGTGCAGGACGACCCCGACGCGGTGCGCCGGCTGGGCATCGACCTGTGCAGCGAGATGTGTCAGCGGCTGCTCGACGAGGGCGTTCCCGGCATCCACTTCATCACCATGAACCGCTCCACCGCGACGCGCGAGGTCTGGCAGCACCTGGCCGACCGCGCGGCTGCCGCGTGA
- a CDS encoding MFS transporter yields the protein MQTQRNAALFVAISVLAGFGSSAMALVSGIWILDLTGSAARAALAGLAVYLPPLVGPWLGALVDRVPRRPLLIGTNLLLTAALLSLLTVHDAGDAWLLYAVSLVYGLSYVLLDAGESAVLPAALPPEQLGDVNGWRSSAQEGMKLIAPLAGAALYAWRGGPAVVLISAVLPLLSAVLYALLRLRPVAAAPATTTRGRLFGTPVVRATVGIAAVAIGMSGFVTAAQFAVVTDDLGLPSTFLGVLASAQGAGSIVAGLGAGRLIARRGVMAVAATGAVLYAIGLLARCLPWWPALVAGAVAGGAGLPWTLIAAMTAVQTHTPQHLLGRASATAAGVMFGPIVLANPLGALTVHLGARVTFGIAALACLAAPYLLKATTSAGSSVTQAR from the coding sequence GTGCAGACTCAACGTAACGCCGCGCTGTTCGTGGCGATCTCCGTGCTGGCCGGGTTCGGCAGCAGTGCGATGGCCCTGGTGTCCGGCATCTGGATCCTCGACCTGACCGGTTCCGCGGCCCGCGCCGCTCTGGCCGGGCTGGCCGTCTACCTGCCGCCGCTGGTCGGGCCCTGGCTCGGCGCGCTGGTCGACCGGGTGCCCCGGCGGCCCCTGCTCATCGGCACCAACCTGCTGCTCACGGCCGCGCTGCTGAGCCTGCTGACGGTGCACGACGCGGGCGATGCCTGGCTGCTGTACGCCGTCTCGCTGGTGTACGGGCTCAGCTACGTGCTGCTCGACGCCGGGGAGTCCGCGGTGCTGCCCGCCGCCCTGCCGCCGGAGCAGCTCGGCGACGTCAACGGCTGGCGGTCGAGCGCGCAGGAGGGCATGAAGCTGATCGCCCCGCTGGCCGGCGCCGCGCTGTACGCCTGGCGCGGCGGCCCCGCCGTGGTCCTGATCAGCGCGGTGTTACCGCTGCTCAGCGCCGTCCTCTACGCCTTGCTGCGGCTGCGACCGGTGGCGGCGGCACCAGCCACCACCACGAGAGGACGGCTGTTCGGCACCCCGGTCGTGCGGGCCACCGTGGGCATCGCCGCCGTCGCGATCGGCATGTCCGGGTTCGTGACCGCCGCGCAGTTCGCTGTGGTGACCGACGACCTGGGGCTGCCCAGCACGTTCCTCGGGGTGCTGGCGAGCGCCCAGGGTGCCGGGTCGATCGTCGCCGGTCTGGGTGCGGGCCGGTTGATCGCCCGGCGCGGGGTCATGGCCGTGGCCGCGACCGGCGCGGTGCTGTACGCGATCGGCCTGCTCGCCCGCTGCCTGCCGTGGTGGCCCGCCCTGGTGGCGGGTGCCGTGGCCGGCGGGGCGGGATTGCCGTGGACGCTGATCGCGGCGATGACGGCGGTGCAGACCCACACACCGCAACACCTGCTGGGCCGGGCCTCCGCGACCGCCGCCGGCGTCATGTTCGGCCCGATCGTGCTGGCCAACCCGCTCGGCGCGCTGACCGTGCACCTGGGCGCGCGGGTCACCTTCGGCATCGCCGCGCTCGCGTGCCTGGCAGCGCCCTACCTCCTGAAGGCCACCACGTCGGCCGGGTCCTCGGTGACGCAGGCGAGGTAG
- a CDS encoding VanZ family protein: protein MISTFLVEHRWIAPVALLLVVLVGPLAGSWLVTRTKIAWMLTAASMVPLALLTLVPQNRELFARCAVRWELPTLTGPESLANILLFVAPVLLAGVAARRPVPAVLAGSGLSVLVEAVQAAVPAIGRSCDSGDWITNTIGAVIGGALAWLSLTIAGRRAASMSTAGHR, encoded by the coding sequence ATGATCTCGACGTTCCTGGTCGAACACCGGTGGATCGCCCCCGTGGCCCTGTTGCTGGTGGTGCTCGTCGGGCCGTTGGCAGGCAGCTGGCTGGTCACCCGGACGAAAATCGCCTGGATGCTGACCGCGGCGTCGATGGTGCCGCTGGCGTTGCTCACCCTGGTGCCGCAGAATCGCGAACTCTTCGCCCGCTGTGCGGTGCGGTGGGAGCTTCCCACGCTGACCGGCCCCGAGTCGCTGGCGAACATCCTGCTCTTCGTCGCGCCGGTGCTGCTGGCGGGCGTGGCCGCCCGCCGCCCGGTCCCGGCCGTGCTGGCCGGGAGCGGACTGTCGGTGCTGGTGGAGGCGGTGCAGGCCGCGGTGCCCGCGATCGGCCGCTCGTGTGACTCCGGCGACTGGATCACCAATACGATCGGCGCCGTCATCGGGGGAGCGCTGGCCTGGCTGTCACTGACCATAGCCGGGCGTCGGGCTGCCTCGATGTCAACGGCCGGTCACCGATAG
- a CDS encoding polyprenyl synthetase family protein: MERAGLRRRVDQALAAFLAAQRARLLTIDDALADVSDVLAAFVLRGGKRLRPGFAYWGYRGAGGTDNDEVVAAVAALEWVQAAALIHDDLMDRSDTRRGEPSVHRRFAARHAAAGWRGDGDTFGNNAAVLLGDLALVWSDEQLHTSGVDPATLARARPVFDEMRTEVTVGQYLDMLTPVTGDTSLERAAKVARFKSAKYTVERPLLLGAALAGAAEPVVRAYSGYGLPLGEAFQYRDDILGVFGDPAQTGKPAGDDLREGKRTYLIAAAYEKASETDRAELDRGLGDPELAAAAVDRLREIITATGALDRLEAHIAVLTGSAMEALGAAPIEPAARSVLGELADAATRRVV, encoded by the coding sequence ATGGAACGCGCCGGGCTGCGGCGCCGCGTCGACCAGGCCCTCGCCGCATTCCTGGCCGCACAGCGGGCCCGGCTGCTGACGATCGACGACGCGCTCGCCGACGTGTCCGACGTGCTGGCGGCGTTCGTGCTGCGCGGTGGCAAGCGGCTGCGGCCCGGGTTCGCCTACTGGGGCTACCGGGGCGCGGGTGGCACCGACAACGACGAGGTCGTCGCCGCGGTGGCCGCGCTGGAGTGGGTGCAGGCCGCGGCGCTGATCCACGACGACCTGATGGACCGCTCGGACACCCGCCGCGGTGAGCCGTCGGTGCACCGGCGGTTCGCCGCGCGGCACGCAGCGGCCGGGTGGCGCGGCGACGGCGACACGTTCGGCAACAACGCGGCGGTGCTGCTCGGCGATCTGGCGCTGGTCTGGTCGGACGAGCAGTTGCACACCTCGGGGGTCGACCCCGCGACGCTGGCCCGGGCCCGGCCGGTCTTCGACGAGATGCGCACCGAGGTGACCGTCGGGCAGTATCTCGACATGCTCACCCCGGTCACCGGGGACACGTCGCTGGAGCGGGCGGCCAAGGTCGCCCGGTTCAAGTCGGCCAAGTACACCGTCGAGCGGCCGCTGCTGCTCGGGGCCGCGCTCGCCGGTGCGGCCGAGCCGGTGGTCCGGGCCTATTCCGGGTACGGACTCCCGCTGGGCGAGGCGTTCCAGTACCGCGACGACATCCTGGGCGTGTTCGGTGACCCGGCGCAGACCGGCAAGCCGGCCGGGGACGATCTGCGCGAGGGCAAGCGCACGTACCTGATCGCCGCGGCGTACGAGAAGGCGAGCGAGACCGACCGGGCGGAGCTGGACCGGGGCCTGGGTGATCCGGAGCTCGCGGCCGCGGCGGTGGACCGGTTGCGCGAGATCATCACCGCGACCGGCGCGCTGGACCGGCTGGAGGCGCACATCGCGGTGCTGACCGGGAGCGCGATGGAGGCCCTCGGCGCCGCCCCGATCGAGCCGGCCGCCCGGTCGGTGCTGGGGGAGCTGGCCGACGCGGCTACCCGTCGCGTCGTCTGA
- a CDS encoding CDP-alcohol phosphatidyltransferase family protein yields MSWDDYVAAWSALHGGFDPRKASVLVRGWVRLAWRGGTLLARLGIGPSTVTTAGLLICALVPLVPLPLGAVLVLLAAFADAFDGAVAVVSGRVSRLGFVYDSAADRLGELAWLAAFWVAGAPGWLVVAALAVSWLHEYVRARAAAGGMAEIGAVTVGERPTRVSIAISGLVVAALAHLVHPGWETAVASVATIVWIALGALGLVQLTLVVRRVLID; encoded by the coding sequence GTGAGCTGGGACGACTACGTCGCTGCCTGGTCGGCGCTGCACGGCGGGTTCGACCCGCGCAAGGCCTCGGTGCTGGTCCGCGGCTGGGTCCGGCTGGCCTGGCGGGGCGGCACCCTGCTGGCCCGGCTGGGCATCGGCCCGTCCACCGTCACCACCGCCGGCCTGCTGATCTGCGCACTCGTCCCGCTCGTGCCGCTGCCGCTGGGCGCCGTGCTGGTGCTGCTGGCCGCGTTCGCCGACGCCTTCGACGGCGCGGTGGCCGTGGTCAGCGGCCGGGTGAGCCGGCTCGGCTTCGTCTACGACTCGGCCGCCGACCGGCTCGGCGAACTCGCCTGGCTGGCCGCGTTCTGGGTGGCCGGCGCCCCCGGCTGGCTGGTGGTCGCCGCGCTGGCGGTGAGCTGGCTGCACGAGTACGTCCGGGCCCGCGCCGCGGCCGGCGGCATGGCCGAGATCGGCGCGGTCACCGTCGGCGAACGGCCCACCCGGGTCTCGATCGCCATCAGCGGCCTGGTCGTCGCCGCCCTCGCGCACCTCGTCCACCCCGGCTGGGAGACCGCCGTCGCATCCGTCGCGACGATCGTCTGGATCGCCCTCGGCGCGCTCGGCCTGGTGCAGCTCACCCTGGTCGTGCGGCGCGTGCTGATCGACTAA
- a CDS encoding FAD-dependent monooxygenase, with protein sequence MDVLIVGAGPTGLTLAIELQRRGVPHRLVEAGPGPFEGSRGKGLQPRTLEVLDDLGILDRFLAAGGPYPPLRIHRPDGQEVDRRMAEVYEPTPAVPHPNGLMVPQFRTGQLLAARLAELGGTVEYGTAVTGFTQDEHGVHATLSTGETVTSRYLVGADGGRSIVRKTLGVGFEGETHETQTMLIADVRLTGLSRDAWHVWPGPDGRTQALAICPLAGTDLWQIFAPGADSVPRTVAALAPQVTITDTAWTSQWRANFRMVDRYRVGNVFLAGDAAHVHSPAGGQGLNTGIQDAYNLGWKLASGDGKLLDTYEEERLPVAAGVLGISTRLHAKQAEGVEEAMRRDDPVLRQLSLNYRDSSLSVEHRAEPGAVRAGDRAPDVNGRIFAMLRGPHWTLLAFDMAAPALPGVATFEITTDALTREVYDIAEPALFLVRPDNYLACVTEDPADVVAFRR encoded by the coding sequence ATGGACGTCCTGATCGTCGGTGCCGGACCCACCGGTCTCACCCTCGCCATCGAGCTGCAGCGCCGCGGTGTGCCGCACCGCCTCGTGGAGGCCGGGCCGGGGCCGTTCGAAGGATCCCGCGGCAAGGGACTCCAGCCGCGCACCCTGGAGGTTCTCGACGACCTCGGGATCCTCGACCGTTTCCTCGCGGCCGGCGGGCCCTACCCGCCGCTGCGCATCCACCGCCCCGACGGGCAAGAGGTGGACCGGCGGATGGCCGAGGTGTACGAGCCCACACCCGCGGTCCCGCACCCGAACGGGCTGATGGTGCCGCAGTTCCGCACCGGGCAGCTGCTGGCCGCCCGGCTGGCTGAGCTGGGCGGCACCGTGGAGTACGGCACCGCCGTCACCGGGTTCACCCAGGACGAGCACGGCGTGCACGCCACGCTGAGCACCGGCGAGACCGTCACGAGTCGCTACCTGGTCGGCGCCGACGGCGGGCGCAGCATCGTGCGTAAGACCCTCGGCGTCGGCTTCGAGGGCGAGACGCACGAGACCCAGACCATGCTGATCGCCGACGTCCGGCTCACCGGGCTCAGCCGGGACGCCTGGCACGTCTGGCCCGGCCCGGACGGGCGCACCCAGGCGCTGGCGATCTGCCCGCTGGCCGGCACCGACCTCTGGCAGATCTTCGCGCCGGGCGCCGACTCCGTGCCCCGCACCGTCGCCGCTCTGGCGCCCCAGGTGACGATCACCGACACCGCTTGGACCTCGCAGTGGCGGGCGAACTTCCGCATGGTCGACCGCTACCGGGTGGGCAACGTGTTCCTGGCCGGCGACGCGGCCCACGTGCACTCCCCGGCCGGCGGGCAGGGCCTCAACACCGGGATCCAGGACGCGTACAACCTCGGGTGGAAGCTCGCCTCCGGTGACGGCAAGCTGCTCGACACGTACGAGGAAGAGCGGTTGCCGGTCGCCGCCGGGGTGCTGGGCATCAGCACCCGGCTGCACGCCAAGCAGGCCGAAGGCGTCGAGGAAGCGATGCGCCGCGACGACCCGGTGCTGCGGCAGTTGTCGCTGAACTACCGCGACAGCTCGCTGAGCGTGGAGCACCGCGCGGAGCCCGGAGCCGTGCGGGCGGGGGACCGGGCGCCGGATGTCAACGGGCGCATCTTCGCCATGCTGCGCGGTCCGCACTGGACGTTGCTCGCCTTCGACATGGCCGCCCCCGCCCTGCCCGGCGTCGCGACGTTCGAGATCACCACCGACGCGCTGACCCGCGAGGTCTACGACATCGCCGAGCCGGCCCTTTTCCTCGTACGGCCGGACAACTACCTCGCCTGCGTCACCGAGGACCCGGCCGACGTGGTGGCCTTCAGGAGGTAG
- a CDS encoding Rv2175c family DNA-binding protein, protein MTDSVTKGGPATEGGPATEDGPATEDGPATEDGPATWVNLPDVAERLEVSISKVHQMIRDGQLLAIRRDGIRVVPGELVANSTVLKHLPGILTLLRDAGYNDEEALRWLYEPDETLGGSGAVALGGDRAREVKRRAQALGF, encoded by the coding sequence GTGACCGATTCTGTGACCAAGGGCGGCCCCGCGACCGAGGGCGGCCCCGCGACCGAGGACGGCCCCGCGACCGAGGACGGCCCCGCGACCGAGGACGGCCCCGCCACCTGGGTGAATCTGCCGGACGTCGCCGAACGGCTCGAGGTGTCGATCAGCAAGGTGCACCAGATGATCCGCGACGGCCAGCTGCTGGCCATCAGGCGCGACGGCATCCGCGTGGTGCCCGGCGAACTCGTGGCCAACAGCACCGTGCTCAAGCACCTCCCCGGCATTCTCACCTTGTTGCGCGACGCTGGGTACAACGACGAAGAAGCCCTGCGGTGGCTCTACGAACCGGATGAGACGCTGGGTGGCTCCGGCGCCGTCGCGCTCGGCGGTGACCGGGCCCGCGAGGTCAAGCGGCGCGCGCAGGCGCTCGGCTTCTGA
- a CDS encoding HNH endonuclease yields the protein MSVVLVLNADFGPLHRVSVRHAIRMLFREVAVVEEARPDARIGVFPIPTVVRLVSYVVTRWRHTRGPAWSRGGVLSRDGRTCAYCGGVASTIDHVLPRSRGGGNSWLNTVAACGRCNQRKGDRTPAEARMPLRRAPHAPTWTQAAAV from the coding sequence ATGAGCGTGGTCCTCGTCCTCAACGCCGATTTCGGCCCGCTGCACCGGGTCAGCGTCCGGCACGCCATCCGCATGCTGTTCCGCGAGGTCGCCGTCGTCGAGGAAGCCCGGCCCGACGCCCGGATCGGCGTGTTCCCGATCCCGACCGTGGTGCGCCTGGTCAGCTATGTCGTCACCCGCTGGCGGCACACCCGCGGCCCGGCCTGGTCCCGCGGCGGCGTGCTCAGCCGCGACGGCCGCACCTGCGCCTACTGCGGCGGCGTGGCCTCCACGATCGACCACGTCCTGCCGCGCTCGCGGGGCGGCGGGAACAGCTGGCTCAACACCGTGGCCGCCTGCGGCCGCTGCAACCAGCGCAAGGGCGACCGGACACCGGCCGAGGCCCGGATGCCGCTGCGCCGCGCCCCGCACGCCCCCACCTGGACCCAGGCGGCGGCGGTGTGA
- a CDS encoding lycopene cyclase domain-containing protein, with product MTYTAAALLGVAGSVLVDLFVLRTRLVRRTVFWATYPIIIVFQLLSNGILTGRDIVVYDPAAIIGWRIAYAPVEDLLFGFAMVLLTLSTWVWLGRRGVQPEPRAEGRRLFRRRDG from the coding sequence GTGACCTACACGGCGGCGGCACTGCTGGGCGTGGCCGGGTCCGTGCTGGTGGACCTGTTCGTGCTGCGCACCCGGCTGGTACGTCGCACGGTGTTCTGGGCCACGTACCCGATCATCATCGTTTTCCAGCTGCTCTCGAACGGCATCCTGACCGGCCGCGACATCGTCGTCTACGACCCCGCGGCGATCATCGGGTGGCGGATTGCGTACGCGCCGGTCGAGGATCTGCTGTTCGGGTTCGCCATGGTGCTGCTCACCCTGTCCACCTGGGTGTGGCTGGGACGCCGCGGCGTCCAGCCGGAGCCGCGTGCCGAGGGAAGACGCCTGTTCAGACGACGCGACGGGTAG
- a CDS encoding lycopene cyclase domain-containing protein, which translates to MRHFSYVFVLLGCLVCALWLEPVLKVNVLRRWRRLLLTLLPVAVVFVLWDLGAIAAGHWTFDPAQTTGVLFPGGLPLDEVLFFLVVPICAVLGFEAVRAVLRKPAGDE; encoded by the coding sequence ATGCGCCACTTCTCGTACGTCTTCGTGCTGCTGGGTTGTCTGGTGTGCGCGCTCTGGCTGGAGCCGGTGCTCAAGGTCAACGTGCTGCGGCGCTGGCGGCGGTTGCTGCTGACGCTGCTGCCGGTGGCCGTGGTGTTCGTGCTGTGGGACCTCGGGGCGATCGCAGCCGGGCACTGGACGTTCGACCCGGCGCAGACCACCGGTGTGCTGTTCCCCGGTGGTCTGCCGCTCGACGAGGTGCTGTTCTTCCTGGTCGTGCCGATCTGTGCGGTGCTGGGCTTCGAGGCCGTCCGGGCGGTGCTGCGCAAGCCGGCGGGCGACGAGTGA
- a CDS encoding MarR family winged helix-turn-helix transcriptional regulator yields the protein MSSAAPERTVRDIAGMLNSAGHALTNRLAAALAEVGLTPRMQCVLVHAMAEERTQIQLAALADLDKTTMVSTVDDLERKGLAQRRASATDRRARIIAVTDEGRRAAEAGRRIVDRVHEEALEGLPAAARETFVTALAQLIDDGADNAGPRPVRRARERHS from the coding sequence ATGTCCTCCGCCGCCCCCGAACGCACCGTCCGAGACATCGCCGGCATGCTCAACTCGGCCGGTCACGCCCTGACCAACCGGCTCGCCGCCGCGCTGGCCGAGGTCGGGCTGACCCCGCGCATGCAGTGCGTCCTCGTGCACGCGATGGCGGAGGAACGCACCCAGATCCAGCTGGCGGCGCTCGCCGACCTCGACAAGACCACCATGGTGAGCACGGTCGACGACCTCGAACGCAAGGGCCTGGCCCAGCGCCGTGCCTCGGCCACCGACCGCCGCGCCCGCATCATCGCCGTCACCGACGAGGGCCGCAGAGCCGCCGAGGCGGGCCGGCGCATCGTCGACCGCGTGCACGAAGAGGCCCTCGAGGGACTGCCGGCCGCCGCCCGGGAAACCTTCGTGACCGCCCTCGCCCAGCTCATCGATGACGGCGCCGACAACGCCGGCCCCCGCCCGGTACGCCGAGCCCGCGAACGCCACAGCTGA
- a CDS encoding deoxyribonuclease IV encodes MLLSRPIGSHTRTSGGLAKAALPYADAAGSEVVQVYVSNSRGWALPPGDPKQDTLFRDGCGERGLPAYIHASLLVNLGSPTELTVQRSVETLAHALRRGQAIGATAVVYHAGSSVDPAHDDKALHQLREALLPLLDTAAAEGLPKLLVEPSAGGGRSLASKVEDLGPYLAAVEDHPWLGVCFDTCHAWAAGHDLATPGGMTATLDTLIATVGDRLHLIHANDSKDACGSTRDRHETIGAGQIGAAAFAELLTHPATAGIPVVVETPTKEHEGHAADIALLKGLRPAS; translated from the coding sequence TTGCTTCTGAGCCGCCCCATCGGATCGCACACCAGGACATCCGGCGGTCTGGCCAAGGCGGCCCTGCCCTACGCCGATGCCGCAGGCTCAGAAGTGGTGCAGGTCTACGTCTCCAACTCCCGTGGCTGGGCCCTCCCGCCCGGTGACCCGAAACAGGACACCCTGTTCCGCGACGGCTGCGGCGAACGTGGCCTTCCCGCGTACATCCATGCGTCGCTGCTGGTGAACCTGGGCTCGCCCACGGAGCTGACGGTGCAGCGCTCGGTCGAGACGCTCGCCCACGCCCTGCGCCGCGGCCAGGCCATCGGAGCAACCGCAGTGGTCTACCACGCAGGCAGTTCGGTCGACCCGGCCCACGACGACAAGGCCCTGCACCAGCTGCGCGAGGCCCTGCTCCCGCTGCTCGACACCGCAGCGGCGGAAGGCCTGCCCAAGCTCCTCGTCGAACCCAGCGCGGGCGGCGGCCGCAGTCTGGCCTCGAAGGTCGAGGATCTGGGCCCCTACCTGGCGGCGGTCGAGGACCACCCGTGGCTGGGCGTCTGCTTCGACACCTGCCACGCCTGGGCGGCGGGCCACGACCTGGCCACCCCCGGCGGCATGACGGCAACCCTCGACACCCTGATCGCCACGGTCGGCGACCGCCTGCACCTCATCCACGCCAACGACTCCAAGGACGCCTGCGGCTCCACCCGCGACCGCCACGAGACCATCGGCGCGGGCCAGATCGGCGCGGCGGCCTTCGCGGAACTCCTGACCCACCCGGCCACCGCCGGCATCCCGGTCGTGGTCGAAACCCCGACCAAGGAACACGAGGGGCACGCGGCGGACATCGCGCTGCTCAAGGGTCTGCGCCCAGCGTCGTAG